A window of the Henckelia pumila isolate YLH828 chromosome 3, ASM3356847v2, whole genome shotgun sequence genome harbors these coding sequences:
- the LOC140891671 gene encoding polygalacturonase QRT3-like, with the protein MIRRMEKYPIFLQFMIVIGLASFITTQVYAHPEVDVNINSSGHVNLHRRHHLPKHKATANASTTHVYHVTSYGADPTGKTDSTNAIMAAVSDALNGPSTGLLINGIVNLGGARIDLDGGNYLISRPIQFPVPGRGNLFIQGGSLKASNEFPNGTYLIDLSPAATTNGSDAEYYYEFVTMRDLFLDCNYRGGGIQVVKSLRINIDNCYITHFSTVGVSVKGGHETSIRHSTVGQHITAGGDPAERNVTGIGIELAGNDNSITDVVVFSAAIGIMLSGQANTITAVHCYNKATGFGGTGIYIKLPGLAQTRIVNSYLDYTGIVAEDPVQLTISNSFFLGDAYIVFKSIKGVVSGVNVVDNMFTGSDKGIDVVQLDQTNGAFKQIDQVVIDANNVKGMNLRSTTARKIVKGNSSLWEADFNSALVFPDLIKRAYYTFIADDATSFPVHALRNISSNKVVIQSQTTVSASVHITADQGGP; encoded by the exons ATGATAAGAAGAATGGAGAAGTACCCAATTTTCTTGCAGTTTATGATCGTGATTGGACTAGCCAGTTTTATTACAACACAAGTGTATGCACACCCCGAGGTTGATGTAAATATAAATTCCAGTGGACATGTTAATCTTCATCGGCGCCATCACTTGCCAAAACATAAAGCCACG GCTAATGCTTCGACTACTCATGTATATCATGTGACCTCTTACGGAGCAGATCCGACGGGGAAAACAGACAGCACGAATGCTATCATGGCAGCTGTGTCTGATGCACTTAATGGACCAAGTACTGGGTTGTTGATCAATGGAATTGTGAATCTCGGAGGCGCGCGAATTGATCTTGATGGTGGCAATTACTTGATCAGTCGTCCCATCCAATTCCCCGTCCCCGGAAGAGGAAACCTGTTT ATTCAAGGAGGGTCACTAAAGGCATCAAACGAGTTTCCAAATGGCACCTATTTGATAGACTTATCACCGGCCGCCACCACGAATGGATCAGATGCAGAGTATTACTACGAGTTTGTGACAATGCGAGATCTTTTTCTGGATTGCAACTATCGTGGTGGAGGAATTCAAGTAGTTAAATCTCTGAGAATAAACATTGACAACTGTTACATAACGCATTTTAGTACCGTAGGCGTCTCTGTAAAAGGTGGCCACGAGACCTCTATCAGGCATTCGACTGTGGGCCAACACATCACCGCCGGTGGCGATCCTGCCGAAAGGAACGTCACAGGCATAGGCATCGAACTGGCGGGGAATGATAATTCAATAACAGATGTGGTCGTGTTTTCTGCGGCCATAGGAATCATGCTCTCCGGTCAAGCCAACACCATAACCGCGGTCCATTGCTACAACAAGGCCACTGGTTTTGGTGGGACGGGGATTTATATTAAACTCCCTGGATTAGCACAGACAAGGATTGTGAATTCTTACTTGGACTATACCGGCATTGTGGCCGAAGATCCGGTGCAACTCACCATATCGAATAGTTTTTTCCTAGGGGATGCATACATTgtgttcaagtccataaaggGTGTGGTGAGTGGAGTGAACGTGGTGGATAACATGTTCACTGGTTCCGACAAGGGAATCGACGTTGTGCAATTAGATCAGACGAATGGCGCTTTCAAGCAGATTGATCAGGTTGTGATTGATGCGAACAACGTGAAGGGGATGAATCTTAGATCAACAACTGCAAGAAAAATAGTAAAAGGAAACAGCAGCTTATGGGAGGCAGATTTCAACTCAGCACTTGTGTTTCCAGACCTTATTAAGCGTGCATATTACACGTTCATCGCGGACGACGCCACCTCTTTCCCTGTCCATGCCTTGAGAAACATATCGAGTAACAAAGTAGTGATTCAATCGCAGACAACTGTTTCCGCAAGTGTACATATCACCGCGGATCAAGGGGGACCTTAA